One part of the Lotus japonicus ecotype B-129 chromosome 2, LjGifu_v1.2 genome encodes these proteins:
- the LOC130741224 gene encoding uncharacterized protein LOC130741224 isoform X6, protein MSSPFIVGGQVLSHEGLSSSHIEQELTSNTEPLRKKSKRGFAVRRPNMQRSKKRLNMMVEWETSSEGSRSNTVHSNPDFCSGQELLPQQRNVSDCTNNFNTNFAFVEAESQMYFDLGEMNMACQYCGAILWYHERAQKAKNAISPDFSICCMKGKISLPYLQDAPTLLSNLLTNIDPRSGHFIDNIRSYNSMFAFTSIGGKVDGSVNNGQGPPQFVISGQNYHRIGSLLPAEGDNPKFAQLNIYDTRNEFENRLNHFSDSTGKCSLNSDLVVELMAMVDEFNVLAKSFRRVRDHVQEANSNQVALRLFRHRVNDPKTYNLPTVDEVAALIVEDFDTSDCGRDIILRTSSGNLQRIYDTHSSFLPLQYPLIFPYGEEGFSDEIGFDGINYDSSIYKRTTISLREWVAFRLQERQFECKRITLSRRLLQQLVVDCYSMIESQRLYYLRNNQETIRRDFLSGIEEAIHRGDTDPSMVGSRIVLPSSFTGGRRYMFNNCQDAMGICREYGYPDLFLTMTCNPKWPEIERHVSARCLSAYDRPDLACRVFRMKLDQLMKNLKKGKFFGQAISWNAMADPSHVWRETWSVLADGIVHALRRTHNNLEFDSVMQLSLKQHPWKIKVRVIAVWNVDHLDQAHGLRCMHMVLIDKEHVKIQASFHKYIPSKLNIIQGRVYVLSLFRVKRNMDSERVTNHGFKLLFNSRTRIVLDVDAFIPYYGWDFLDFGHVQSSWGNFNYLIDVAGLVKAASNVKLVVQNSGITKVMVVDLQDTRGTVRCILMGDIVDKFADYMASNWTVQPVMGLQFMAVYYVRGKVILQTLPHLTKMHIDPVFDNERGIGDRLLGIGNNQPIEYIGHRNCEHNILDDMLVVHPKKTIGQLLQTTEKSGIFVVHVGILAVIEEGGWWYPSCRCYTKLTVDNGVYHCGCCERTIGKMLPRFSIKLEVFDGFDSTVFLLQDSEAIQLMHSSCVEVVTSEGLPNAVKFPVHLKDMLVGKEILCKIRKSTGVTYKGVQIYEIIRISFDQYMLELFHADDVPKIPPPAGNMDGGSHHEDSSMIDVSQGNDIDEEESGESSSSVSHNSS, encoded by the exons ATGTCGTCTCCCTTTATAG TCGGTGGCCAAGTTTTATCTCATGAAGGACTAAGTTCAAGTCATATTGAGCAGGAGTTGACATCAAATACAG AACCACTAAGGAAGAAGTCTAAACGCGGTTTTGCTGTAAGGAGGCCTAATATGCAACGTTCAAAGAAAAGGCTCAACATGA TGGTTGAGTGGGAAACATCAAGTGAAGGCAGTCGATCTAATACGGTGCATAGTAATCCAGATTTTTGTTCAG gtCAAGAATTATTGCCGCAGCAAAGGAATGTCTCGGATTGTACTAATAATTTTAACACCAATTTTGCCTTTGTTGAAGCTGAGTCTCAAA TGTACTTTGACCTTGGAGAGATGAATATGGCGTGTCAGTATTGTGGAGCTATTTTGTGGTATCACGAAAGAGCTCAGAAGGCAAAAAATGCAATTTCTCCAGACTTCTCAATCTGTTGTATGAAAGGGAAAATATCTCTGCCTTATCTACAAGATGCGCCGACCCTCTTGTCCAATTTGCTTACAAATATAGATCCAAGGAGTGGCCATTTTATTGATAACATTAGATCTTATAATAGCATGTTTGCATTCACATCGATTGGTGGTAAAGTGGACGGTAGTGTGAACAACGGGCAGGGACCTCCTCAGTTTGTTATAAGTGGCCAAAATTACCATCGTATAGGTAGTTTGCTGCCAGCTGAAGGTGATAATCCCAAATTTGCTCAATTAAACATATATGACACGAGGAATGAATTTGAGAATAGACTAAACCATttcag TGATTCTACTGGAAAATGTAGCCTCAACTCTGATTTAGTTGTGGAGTTAATGGCAATGGTTGATGAGTTCAATGTTTTAGCAAAGTCATTTAGAAGGGTACGAGACCATGTTCAAGAGGCTAATTCGAATCAAGTTGCATTGAGATTGTTTAGACATCGTGTTAATGATCCTAAGACATACAATCTCCCAACTGTAGATGAGGTTGCTGCTTTGATTGTTGAAGACTTTGATACTTCTGATTGTGGTCGTGATATAATACTTCGTACAAGCAGTGGCAATTTGCAAAGGATTTATGATACTCATTCATCTTTCTTGCCATTACAATACCCATTGATATTTCCTTATGGGGAAGAAGGTTTCTCAGACGAGATCGGGTTTGATGGAATCAATTATGATAGTTCAATCTACAAGCGTACGACCATTTCATTACGTGAATGGGTTGCTTTCAGACTTCAAGAAAGGCAATTTGAGTGTAAGAGGATAACTCTATCTCGAAGGTTGTTGCAACAATTAGTCGTTGATTGTTATTCAATGATTGAATCACAGCGTTTGTATTATCTCAGAAACAATCAGGAAACCATTCGTAGAGATTTTTTATCAGGAATTGAGGAGGCAATTCATCGTGGTGATACCGATCCATCAATGGTTGGCTCTAGGATAGTTCTTCCATCGTCTTTTACTGGTGGTAGGCGCTATATGTTCAACAATTGCCAGGATGCTATGGGTATATGTAGGGAATATGGTTATCCTGATTTGTTCCTCACAATGACCTGCAATCCTAAATGGCCTGAAATTGAGCGTCATGTATCTGCCCGTTGTTTATCTGCTTATGATCGACCAGATCTTGCATGTCGAGTGTTTCGTATGAAATTAGATCAACTCATGAAAAATTTGAAGAAAGGAAAGTTCTTTGGGCAAGCAATTTCTT GGAATGCTATGGCTGACCCGTCGCATGTGTGGAGGGAGACATGGTCAGTTTTGGCTGATGGAATTGTGCATGCATTGCGAAGAACTCACAATAACTtag AATTTGACTCTGTTATGCAGCTTTCACTGAAGCAACATCCATGGAAAATCAAGGTTAGAGTCATTGCTGTGTGGAATGTAGATCATCTTGACCAAGCCCATGGTTTAAGATGCATGCACATGGTGCTAATAGACAAGGAG CATGTGAAAATACAAGCATCATTTCATAAGTACATTCCAAGCAAATTGAACATTATCCAAGGGCGTGTGTATGTACTATCTCTCTTTCGTGTGAAGAGGAACATGGATTCAGAACGTGTTACCAACCATGGTTTCAAGTTGCTTTTCAATTCACGTACCAGGATAGTTCTTGATGTTGATGCTTTCATTCCTTATTATGGCTGGGATTTTCTGGATTTTGGTCATGTGCAAAGTAGTTGGGGGAATTTCAACTATTTGATAG ATGTTGCTGGGCTGGTTAAGGCTGCATCCAACGTGAAACTCGTGGTGCAGAATAGTGGCATAACTAAAGTGATGGTTGTCGATCTCCAGGACACTAG GGGCACTGTTCGATGTATCTTGATGGGTGACATTGTTGACAAGTTTGCTGATTACATGGCTTCTAATTGGACTGTCCAGCCTGTAATGGGTTTGCAGTTTATGGCTGTATATTATGTCAGAG GAAAGGTTATTCTGCAGACCCTTCCCCATTTGACAAAGATGCACATTGATCCTGTTTTTGACAATGAGAGGGGTATAGGTGACAG GCTTCTTGGAATTGGAAACAACCAACCTATTGAGTATATTGGCCACCGCAATTGTGAACATAATATTCTTGATGATATGCTTGTTGTTCATCCCAAGAAAACAATAGGTCAGCTATTGCAGACAACAGAG AAGAGTGGCATCTTCGTTGTGCATGTTGGAATTTTAGCTGTGATTGAAGAGGGTGGTTGGTGGTACCCATCTTGTCGGTGTTATACTAAATTAACTGTGGACAATGGTGTTTATCATTGTGGTTGCTGTGAGAGGACCATTGGAAAGATGCTTCCTAG GTTCAGTATTAAACTGGAGGTGTTTGACGGATTTGATAGTACCGTATTTTTGCTACAAGACAGTGAAGCTATTCAGCTAATGCATTCATCTTGTGTGGAAGTTGTAACATCTGAGGGG TTACCAAATGCTGTTAAGTTTCCTGTCCATCTTAAAGACATGCTTGTTGGGAAGGAAATTCTGTGCAAGATTAGGAAGAGCACAGGGGTCACATACAAAGGGGTGCAAATCTATGAGATCATCAGGATTTCTTTTGATCAGTATATGCTGGAACTTTTCCATGCAGATGATGTG CCAAAGATTCCTCCTCCAGCTGGTAATATGGATGGTGGATCACATCATGAGGATTCCTCCATGATAGATGTTTCTCAGGGTAATGatattgatgaagaagaaagtggtGAAAGCAGCAGTTCAGTTTCTCACAACTCTAGTTAA
- the LOC130741224 gene encoding uncharacterized protein LOC130741224 isoform X2, with translation MSSPFIVGGQVLSHEGLSSSHIEQELTSNTEPLRKKSKRGFAVRRPNMQRSKKRLNMMVEWETSSEGSRSNTVHSNPDFCSGQELLPQQRNVSDCTNNFNTNFAFVEAESQMYFDLGEMNMACQYCGAILWYHERAQKAKNAISPDFSICCMKGKISLPYLQDAPTLLSNLLTNIDPRSGHFIDNIRSYNSMFAFTSIGGKVDGSVNNGQGPPQFVISGQNYHRIGSLLPAEGDNPKFAQLNIYDTRNEFENRLNHFSDSTGKCSLNSDLVVELMAMVDEFNVLAKSFRRVRDHVQEANSNQVALRLFRHRVNDPKTYNLPTVDEVAALIVEDFDTSDCGRDIILRTSSGNLQRIYDTHSSFLPLQYPLIFPYGEEGFSDEIGFDGINYDSSIYKRTTISLREWVAFRLQERQFECKRITLSRRLLQQLVVDCYSMIESQRLYYLRNNQETIRRDFLSGIEEAIHRGDTDPSMVGSRIVLPSSFTGGRRYMFNNCQDAMGICREYGYPDLFLTMTCNPKWPEIERHVSARCLSAYDRPDLACRVFRMKLDQLMKNLKKGKFFGQAISWMYTIEFQKRGLPHAHILLWLSTKDKLHSIELIDSVICAELPDPKVYPLLYQCVSNYMVHGPCGVNRTNSPCMKNGRCSKFFPKNFVEKTSFDSDGYPVYRRRNTGISTNRRGVDLDNGFVVPYNPKLLMKYQAHINIEYCNKSNCIKYLFKYINKGVDRVTMSMSVTQSSNEETTVVDEIKQYHDCRYLSPCEAVWRTFSFYIHDKWPPVLKQSYHLPKKQVILFNERAPIDDVLERNKVKKSMFLAWMEANCKYPLGRGLTYAEFPSSFVYDKKKKEWHPRKKGICIGRMNFVPPGSGELYYLRMLLNVQRGCTSFEDLRSVNNHVHDTFRQACLALSLLKDDREYIDGILDVATFASGSYIRELFVSFLLGNAMADPSHVWRETWSVLADGIVHALRRTHNNLEFDSVMQLSLKQHPWKIKVRVIAVWNVDHLDQAHGLRCMHMVLIDKEHVKIQASFHKYIPSKLNIIQGRVYVLSLFRVKRNMDSERVTNHGFKLLFNSRTRIVLDVDAFIPYYGWDFLDFGHVQSSWGNFNYLIDVAGLVKAASNVKLVVQNSGITKVMVVDLQDTRGTVRCILMGDIVDKFADYMASNWTVQPVMGLQFMAVYYVRGKVILQTLPHLTKMHIDPVFDNERGIGDRLLGIGNNQPIEYIGHRNCEHNILDDMLVVHPKKTIGQLLQTTEKSGIFVVHVGILAVIEEGGWWYPSCRCYTKLTVDNGVYHCGCCERTIGKMLPRFSIKLEVFDGFDSTVFLLQDSEAIQLMHSSCVEVVTSEGLPNAVKFPVHLKDMLVGKEILCKIRKSTGVTYKGVQIYEIIRISFDQYMLELFHADDVPKIPPPAGNMDGGSHHEDSSMIDVSQGNDIDEEESGESSSSVSHNSS, from the exons ATGTCGTCTCCCTTTATAG TCGGTGGCCAAGTTTTATCTCATGAAGGACTAAGTTCAAGTCATATTGAGCAGGAGTTGACATCAAATACAG AACCACTAAGGAAGAAGTCTAAACGCGGTTTTGCTGTAAGGAGGCCTAATATGCAACGTTCAAAGAAAAGGCTCAACATGA TGGTTGAGTGGGAAACATCAAGTGAAGGCAGTCGATCTAATACGGTGCATAGTAATCCAGATTTTTGTTCAG gtCAAGAATTATTGCCGCAGCAAAGGAATGTCTCGGATTGTACTAATAATTTTAACACCAATTTTGCCTTTGTTGAAGCTGAGTCTCAAA TGTACTTTGACCTTGGAGAGATGAATATGGCGTGTCAGTATTGTGGAGCTATTTTGTGGTATCACGAAAGAGCTCAGAAGGCAAAAAATGCAATTTCTCCAGACTTCTCAATCTGTTGTATGAAAGGGAAAATATCTCTGCCTTATCTACAAGATGCGCCGACCCTCTTGTCCAATTTGCTTACAAATATAGATCCAAGGAGTGGCCATTTTATTGATAACATTAGATCTTATAATAGCATGTTTGCATTCACATCGATTGGTGGTAAAGTGGACGGTAGTGTGAACAACGGGCAGGGACCTCCTCAGTTTGTTATAAGTGGCCAAAATTACCATCGTATAGGTAGTTTGCTGCCAGCTGAAGGTGATAATCCCAAATTTGCTCAATTAAACATATATGACACGAGGAATGAATTTGAGAATAGACTAAACCATttcag TGATTCTACTGGAAAATGTAGCCTCAACTCTGATTTAGTTGTGGAGTTAATGGCAATGGTTGATGAGTTCAATGTTTTAGCAAAGTCATTTAGAAGGGTACGAGACCATGTTCAAGAGGCTAATTCGAATCAAGTTGCATTGAGATTGTTTAGACATCGTGTTAATGATCCTAAGACATACAATCTCCCAACTGTAGATGAGGTTGCTGCTTTGATTGTTGAAGACTTTGATACTTCTGATTGTGGTCGTGATATAATACTTCGTACAAGCAGTGGCAATTTGCAAAGGATTTATGATACTCATTCATCTTTCTTGCCATTACAATACCCATTGATATTTCCTTATGGGGAAGAAGGTTTCTCAGACGAGATCGGGTTTGATGGAATCAATTATGATAGTTCAATCTACAAGCGTACGACCATTTCATTACGTGAATGGGTTGCTTTCAGACTTCAAGAAAGGCAATTTGAGTGTAAGAGGATAACTCTATCTCGAAGGTTGTTGCAACAATTAGTCGTTGATTGTTATTCAATGATTGAATCACAGCGTTTGTATTATCTCAGAAACAATCAGGAAACCATTCGTAGAGATTTTTTATCAGGAATTGAGGAGGCAATTCATCGTGGTGATACCGATCCATCAATGGTTGGCTCTAGGATAGTTCTTCCATCGTCTTTTACTGGTGGTAGGCGCTATATGTTCAACAATTGCCAGGATGCTATGGGTATATGTAGGGAATATGGTTATCCTGATTTGTTCCTCACAATGACCTGCAATCCTAAATGGCCTGAAATTGAGCGTCATGTATCTGCCCGTTGTTTATCTGCTTATGATCGACCAGATCTTGCATGTCGAGTGTTTCGTATGAAATTAGATCAACTCATGAAAAATTTGAAGAAAGGAAAGTTCTTTGGGCAAGCAATTTCTT ggatgtACACGATTGAATTTCAGAAGAGAGGTTTACCACATGCACATATTTTATTGTGGCTTAGTACTAAGGATAAACTACATTCTATTGAGTTGATAGACTCAGTTATTTGCGCTGAGTTACCTGATCCTAAGGTTTACCCTCTATTATATCAATGTGTGTCAAATTATATGGTTCATGGTCCATGTGGAGTGAATAGAACAAACTCTCCTTGCATGAAGAATGGTAGGTGCTCCAAGTTTTTCCCAAAAAATTTTGTAGAAAAGACATCATTTGACTCTGATGGGTATCCAGTTTATCGAAGAAGGAATACTGGTATCTCTACCAATAGGAGGGGGGTTGATTTGGACAATGGTTTTGTTGTTCCATATAATCCTAAACTTTTGATGAAATATCAGGCTCATATCAACATTGAGTATTGCAACAAGTCTAATTGTATAAAATACCTCTTCAAATATATTAACAAAGGAGTTGATAGGGTAACAATGTCTATGTCTGttactcaaagcagtaacgagGAAACAACTGTTGTTGATGAAATAAAGCAGTATCATGATTGTCGATATCTTTCTCCATGTGAAGCTGTGTGGAGAACCTTCTCATTTTATATTCATGATAAATGGCCACCTGTTCTTAAGCAAAGCTACCATTTACCTAAGAAACAAGTTATTTTGTTCAATGAAAGAGCTCCAATTGATGATGTACTTGAAAGAAATAAAGTCAAGAAAAGCATGTTTTTGGCGTGGATGGAAGCAAATTGTAAATATCCATTGGGTAGAGGATTAACGTATGCTGaatttccatcatcatttgtttatgataagaaaaaaaaagagtggcATCCAAGGAAGAAAGGAATTTGTATTGGTCGCATGAACTTTGTCCCACCTGGATCAGGAGAGTTGTATTACTTGAGAATGCTATTGAATGTTCAAAGAGGATGTACTAGCTTTGAAGATTTGAGATCAGTTAACAATCATGTCCATGATACTTTTAGACAGGCATGTCTTGCATTGTCATTACTAAAAGATGATCGTGAATACATTGATGGTATACTTGATGTGGCCACGTTTGCTTCTGGTTCATACATTAGGGAATTGTTTGTTTCATTTCTCTTAGGGAATGCTATGGCTGACCCGTCGCATGTGTGGAGGGAGACATGGTCAGTTTTGGCTGATGGAATTGTGCATGCATTGCGAAGAACTCACAATAACTtag AATTTGACTCTGTTATGCAGCTTTCACTGAAGCAACATCCATGGAAAATCAAGGTTAGAGTCATTGCTGTGTGGAATGTAGATCATCTTGACCAAGCCCATGGTTTAAGATGCATGCACATGGTGCTAATAGACAAGGAG CATGTGAAAATACAAGCATCATTTCATAAGTACATTCCAAGCAAATTGAACATTATCCAAGGGCGTGTGTATGTACTATCTCTCTTTCGTGTGAAGAGGAACATGGATTCAGAACGTGTTACCAACCATGGTTTCAAGTTGCTTTTCAATTCACGTACCAGGATAGTTCTTGATGTTGATGCTTTCATTCCTTATTATGGCTGGGATTTTCTGGATTTTGGTCATGTGCAAAGTAGTTGGGGGAATTTCAACTATTTGATAG ATGTTGCTGGGCTGGTTAAGGCTGCATCCAACGTGAAACTCGTGGTGCAGAATAGTGGCATAACTAAAGTGATGGTTGTCGATCTCCAGGACACTAG GGGCACTGTTCGATGTATCTTGATGGGTGACATTGTTGACAAGTTTGCTGATTACATGGCTTCTAATTGGACTGTCCAGCCTGTAATGGGTTTGCAGTTTATGGCTGTATATTATGTCAGAG GAAAGGTTATTCTGCAGACCCTTCCCCATTTGACAAAGATGCACATTGATCCTGTTTTTGACAATGAGAGGGGTATAGGTGACAG GCTTCTTGGAATTGGAAACAACCAACCTATTGAGTATATTGGCCACCGCAATTGTGAACATAATATTCTTGATGATATGCTTGTTGTTCATCCCAAGAAAACAATAGGTCAGCTATTGCAGACAACAGAG AAGAGTGGCATCTTCGTTGTGCATGTTGGAATTTTAGCTGTGATTGAAGAGGGTGGTTGGTGGTACCCATCTTGTCGGTGTTATACTAAATTAACTGTGGACAATGGTGTTTATCATTGTGGTTGCTGTGAGAGGACCATTGGAAAGATGCTTCCTAG GTTCAGTATTAAACTGGAGGTGTTTGACGGATTTGATAGTACCGTATTTTTGCTACAAGACAGTGAAGCTATTCAGCTAATGCATTCATCTTGTGTGGAAGTTGTAACATCTGAGGGG TTACCAAATGCTGTTAAGTTTCCTGTCCATCTTAAAGACATGCTTGTTGGGAAGGAAATTCTGTGCAAGATTAGGAAGAGCACAGGGGTCACATACAAAGGGGTGCAAATCTATGAGATCATCAGGATTTCTTTTGATCAGTATATGCTGGAACTTTTCCATGCAGATGATGTG CCAAAGATTCCTCCTCCAGCTGGTAATATGGATGGTGGATCACATCATGAGGATTCCTCCATGATAGATGTTTCTCAGGGTAATGatattgatgaagaagaaagtggtGAAAGCAGCAGTTCAGTTTCTCACAACTCTAGTTAA